The following proteins come from a genomic window of Polyangiaceae bacterium:
- a CDS encoding response regulator: MPRILVVEDSMAMRAFVRDALEADAELGPTEVVEAESGFEALRLLPRGPWDLVITDINMPDINGLELLSFIRKSEQHRGVPVLLISTQSSERDRERGLKLGADGYLAKPFTPESLREETARHLTPAASSNG; encoded by the coding sequence ATGCCGCGGATCTTGGTGGTGGAGGATTCCATGGCGATGCGCGCGTTCGTGCGCGATGCCCTGGAGGCAGATGCCGAGCTCGGCCCCACGGAAGTGGTAGAGGCCGAGAGTGGATTCGAGGCCCTCCGCCTGCTGCCCCGCGGGCCTTGGGATCTGGTGATCACCGACATCAACATGCCGGACATCAACGGCCTCGAGCTGTTGTCCTTCATTCGCAAGAGCGAGCAGCATCGCGGCGTTCCCGTCCTGCTCATTTCCACGCAGTCCTCCGAGCGGGACCGCGAGCGGGGCCTGAAGCTGGGCGCAGACGGCTATCTGGCCAAACCCTTCACTCCGGAGTCTCTGCGGGAGGAAACGGCGCGGCACCTCACGCCCGCGGCATCGTCGAATGGCTGA
- a CDS encoding DUF4185 domain-containing protein: MARLAALVIALGLLGCTERAPSASGRLWPEADQLFHREPRWVGGDGAYSVPLGGDRVLWLFGDSFIAQGPVLDRSHSRMVRNSVALETGLDPANAFMEFHWPEVDGEPQSFVPEDGASWFWPMHGVVVGSRLLLFYERLGTPAGDPDGFQTDGWSALVVDHPEAPISAWTPRGALLPKSSHDVILGEAALLEEDFLYLYGTRGQRHSVYLARVGTGAAREGDLRSLEWWTLAGWSKTDAPESVVDFGAPELSVHYDHHVNRYLMVHTEGYGGTTLALRAADRPEGPWTPPRDILRPPESSEPDAFVYAGKAHPELFGADLVATYVPSSFADVPREDEDRLYFPHFVRVSF; encoded by the coding sequence ATGGCCCGGCTCGCCGCGCTCGTGATCGCGCTGGGGCTCCTCGGCTGCACGGAGCGCGCTCCTTCAGCGAGTGGTCGGCTGTGGCCGGAGGCCGACCAGCTGTTCCATCGCGAGCCCCGCTGGGTCGGCGGTGATGGCGCCTACTCGGTTCCCCTTGGTGGCGATCGCGTGCTGTGGCTGTTCGGGGACTCCTTCATCGCTCAGGGACCCGTCCTGGATCGCTCGCATTCCCGCATGGTGCGCAACAGCGTCGCGCTCGAGACGGGGCTCGATCCCGCGAACGCCTTCATGGAGTTCCATTGGCCCGAAGTGGACGGCGAGCCGCAGTCCTTCGTGCCGGAGGACGGAGCGTCTTGGTTCTGGCCCATGCACGGCGTCGTGGTGGGCTCCCGCTTGCTCTTGTTCTACGAGCGGCTGGGCACGCCGGCAGGGGACCCGGACGGATTTCAGACCGACGGCTGGAGCGCGCTGGTGGTGGACCATCCCGAAGCGCCGATTTCCGCGTGGACGCCCAGGGGAGCGCTGCTCCCGAAGAGCAGTCACGACGTCATCCTGGGTGAGGCCGCGCTCCTCGAAGAGGACTTCCTCTACCTGTATGGCACGCGAGGCCAGCGTCACTCCGTGTATCTCGCGCGCGTTGGCACCGGCGCAGCGCGCGAGGGGGACTTGCGGAGCCTGGAGTGGTGGACCCTTGCCGGGTGGTCCAAGACCGACGCACCAGAGTCCGTCGTGGACTTCGGCGCTCCGGAGCTCTCCGTGCACTACGACCACCACGTGAATCGCTACCTGATGGTGCACACCGAGGGCTACGGAGGGACCACTCTCGCGTTGCGTGCGGCGGACCGACCCGAAGGCCCGTGGACGCCGCCCCGAGACATCCTGCGTCCACCGGAATCGAGTGAGCCCGACGCCTTCGTGTACGCCGGCAAGGCTCACCCCGAGCTCTTCGGTGCCGATCTGGTGGCGACCTACGTGCCCAGCAGCTTCGCCGACGTTCCGAGAGAAGACGAAGATCGGTTGTACTTTCCTCACTTCGTGCGGGTGAGCTTCTGA
- a CDS encoding ATP-binding protein, which produces MAKCFKVAFIGSHGVGKTTLCYGLAARLKARDVVLEVIHEVARRCPLPINEETGLASESWILHTQIAEEVIAAHRHPVVICDRSALDNYVYLLLASGGQEGLDELVAYWMKTYDLLIHVPVLERPAADGVRATDPEFQRAIDARLLRELRDHALEFLSLASIPRESWMDEAEKVVWSRLEPPQLKLL; this is translated from the coding sequence ATGGCCAAGTGCTTCAAAGTGGCGTTCATTGGTAGCCACGGCGTGGGCAAGACGACGCTCTGCTACGGACTGGCCGCTCGGCTGAAGGCGCGAGACGTGGTGTTGGAAGTGATCCACGAGGTCGCGCGTCGTTGCCCGCTGCCCATCAACGAAGAAACCGGCCTCGCGAGCGAATCGTGGATCCTTCACACGCAGATCGCCGAGGAGGTCATCGCGGCACATCGCCATCCCGTGGTGATCTGCGACCGCTCCGCCCTCGACAACTACGTGTACCTCTTGCTCGCCTCCGGCGGACAAGAAGGCCTGGACGAGCTGGTGGCCTACTGGATGAAGACCTACGATCTCTTGATCCATGTGCCGGTGCTCGAGCGCCCCGCCGCCGACGGCGTCCGCGCCACGGATCCCGAGTTCCAGCGCGCCATCGACGCGCGCCTCTTGCGCGAGCTTCGGGACCACGCCCTCGAGTTCCTGAGCCTCGCCAGCATTCCCCGGGAAAGCTGGATGGACGAGGCCGAGAAGGTGGTGTGGTCCCGCCTCGAGCCGCCTCAGCTCAAGCTCTTGTGA
- a CDS encoding purine-binding chemotaxis protein CheW has product MVSSRHRPDPDKSLVGFLVGSVHYAVPISSVREIVNPLPVTTLPHAPSAVVGVADHRGEVVPVVDLRVRFGLPAAPDSRRSKWILVDIAGRTVGLSVDGVTEVFGTGGAELRPAPALGTGDDVRGIAGVTSYDETMVFVLDVDRFDSLTAPLAEAGLLGGEP; this is encoded by the coding sequence ATGGTGAGCTCACGCCATCGTCCCGATCCGGACAAGAGCTTGGTCGGTTTTCTCGTGGGTAGCGTGCACTACGCGGTGCCGATCAGCTCCGTGCGCGAGATCGTCAACCCGCTGCCCGTGACCACCTTGCCTCACGCGCCTTCGGCCGTGGTGGGCGTCGCGGATCATCGCGGCGAGGTCGTGCCCGTGGTGGATCTGCGCGTGCGGTTCGGCTTGCCCGCGGCGCCGGACTCGCGGCGCTCCAAGTGGATCCTGGTGGACATCGCGGGCCGCACCGTGGGCCTCAGCGTGGACGGCGTCACGGAAGTGTTCGGGACCGGCGGTGCGGAGCTCCGCCCGGCGCCGGCGCTGGGCACCGGCGACGACGTGCGCGGCATCGCCGGAGTCACCAGCTACGACGAGACCATGGTCTTCGTGCTCGACGTGGATCGCTTCGACTCGTTGACGGCACCCTTGGCGGAGGCGGGGCTCTTGGGGGGCGAGCCGTGA
- a CDS encoding lectin, which translates to MCHDTLQPGQALGVGESITSCDGDVTLVMQSDGNLVLYGPPGALWSSNTANTPANVAVMQGDGNFVVYAGNTPYWNSNTANHAGAYLVAQDDGNVVIYQGSTALWSTQTCCY; encoded by the coding sequence GTGTGCCACGACACGCTCCAGCCGGGGCAGGCCCTGGGCGTCGGCGAGTCGATCACCAGCTGCGACGGCGACGTCACGCTCGTGATGCAGAGCGACGGCAACCTGGTGCTCTATGGGCCTCCCGGCGCGCTGTGGTCGTCGAACACGGCCAACACTCCGGCGAACGTCGCCGTCATGCAGGGGGACGGTAACTTCGTGGTGTACGCCGGGAACACCCCGTACTGGAACTCCAACACGGCCAACCACGCCGGCGCGTACCTGGTCGCTCAAGACGACGGCAACGTCGTCATCTACCAGGGCAGCACGGCGCTCTGGTCCACGCAGACCTGCTGCTACTGA
- a CDS encoding TlpA family protein disulfide reductase encodes MTEASARAEKPPLRSRITRWTLEALLLVAVYLAVTTWQKRNLLSSGSTEAPAFVLMDLEGKPVSLASLRGKTVLVHFWATWCGVCRQELGTLNDIYAGLASDQALIAVVADSEDPARIRSFVKEHDIRYPVLLGNDAVLAAYHVSAFPTNYVISPNGRVSDTTVGLSTGFGLSTRMGCAKR; translated from the coding sequence GTGACCGAAGCCTCCGCGCGCGCCGAAAAGCCGCCCCTTCGCTCCCGAATCACCCGCTGGACCCTGGAAGCGCTTTTGTTGGTGGCCGTGTATCTGGCCGTCACCACCTGGCAAAAGCGCAACCTGCTGTCCTCGGGCAGCACGGAAGCCCCGGCCTTCGTGCTCATGGACCTCGAGGGCAAGCCGGTGAGCCTCGCGAGCCTGCGCGGCAAGACGGTGCTGGTGCACTTCTGGGCCACGTGGTGCGGCGTATGCCGTCAGGAGCTCGGAACCCTGAATGACATCTACGCGGGGCTCGCCTCGGATCAAGCGCTGATCGCCGTGGTCGCGGACTCGGAGGATCCGGCGCGGATCCGGAGCTTCGTCAAGGAGCACGACATCCGTTATCCGGTGTTGCTCGGGAACGACGCCGTGCTCGCCGCCTATCACGTGAGCGCATTCCCCACGAACTACGTGATCTCGCCAAACGGCCGCGTCAGCGACACCACCGTGGGCCTCAGCACGGGCTTCGGCCTGAGCACCCGCATGGGCTGCGCCAAACGCTGA
- a CDS encoding chemotaxis protein CheA, with product MADVTDKAREEFFSEAQEIIEGLSKNLLALDAAMKSETEDPALVNEAFRAVHTLKGLAGLFGASKMGLLSHRLEDVLDHLRLGRMTLNERVLDVLFSAIDVYGQILAVEKHGLDDPLSSVDELVDQLGYLGADANSGSSPAIEYELDPGLLAVLTEYEEHRLRTNIEQGLRLYRLRVQFDLATIDKALEDMKSRAKKHGEIVTYLPTGESPSPDAIELDLLMASRDDLAMLIGSLGADNVVIEEVPRRRAGVGTIPPSMAPTGTSVSPKMMVTPSVSESLAAEPAVVEPAGSLRAVSQTVRVDIRKLDQLMNIVGELAIVRSTLARIGERVRGEGNRQLGSELQRLHRSFDRRLAEMQDAILEVRMVPLGQIFDRLARVVRQISRELGKEIRLVITGAETEIDKLIVEELSDPLMHMIRNAIDHGIEAAEERRTVGKPVAGTIALNAYQKGNHVMIEIEDDGAGIDESALVDRAVRLGKLSTSDVGELTRAEVLGLIFVPGLSTRAEAGELSGRGVGMDVVKTNIGKLGGVIDVQSEQGIGTKMMITLPITLAIVSALVVEVYGHTFAIPMSSVSEAIVFDGRGSRVVDGRETMTLRGTTLPLCRLEQLLGLSEKEPPPRRRFVVVASLAARRLGLIVDRLVGQQDIVIKPLGHSLSSVRGFAGATELGDQRVGLVLDAGALIEEVLASIDATITAGGSLHG from the coding sequence ATGGCTGACGTCACGGACAAGGCCCGCGAGGAGTTCTTCTCCGAGGCACAAGAGATCATCGAAGGCCTCAGCAAGAACCTCCTGGCCCTGGACGCCGCGATGAAGTCCGAAACGGAGGACCCCGCGCTGGTGAACGAAGCGTTCCGCGCGGTGCACACCCTCAAGGGCCTCGCGGGCCTCTTTGGCGCGAGCAAGATGGGGCTGCTCTCGCATCGCCTGGAAGACGTCCTCGACCACCTGCGGCTCGGGCGCATGACCCTGAACGAGCGCGTGTTGGACGTGCTGTTTTCCGCCATCGACGTCTACGGGCAAATCCTGGCCGTGGAAAAGCACGGTCTGGACGACCCTCTGAGCTCCGTGGACGAGCTGGTGGATCAGCTCGGCTACCTGGGGGCGGACGCCAACAGTGGCAGCAGCCCGGCCATCGAGTACGAGCTGGATCCCGGCCTTTTGGCGGTGCTCACGGAGTACGAAGAGCATCGCCTGCGCACGAACATCGAGCAGGGGTTGCGGCTCTACCGGCTGCGAGTCCAGTTCGACTTGGCCACCATCGACAAGGCGCTGGAGGACATGAAGTCCCGCGCCAAGAAGCACGGCGAGATCGTCACCTACCTGCCTACTGGAGAGTCGCCGTCTCCGGACGCCATCGAGCTCGATCTGCTGATGGCGTCGCGGGACGACCTGGCCATGCTGATCGGCTCCCTGGGTGCGGACAACGTGGTGATCGAGGAAGTGCCGCGGCGTCGCGCCGGCGTAGGCACCATCCCGCCGTCGATGGCGCCGACCGGTACCAGCGTCAGTCCCAAGATGATGGTGACGCCGTCGGTCTCCGAGTCCTTGGCGGCCGAGCCCGCCGTGGTGGAGCCCGCGGGATCGCTCCGCGCCGTGAGCCAGACGGTGCGCGTCGACATTCGCAAGCTGGATCAGCTCATGAACATCGTGGGCGAGCTCGCTATCGTGCGCAGCACGCTGGCCAGAATCGGCGAACGCGTGCGCGGCGAGGGCAATCGGCAGTTGGGCAGCGAGCTCCAACGACTGCATCGCAGCTTCGATCGTCGCCTGGCGGAGATGCAGGACGCCATCTTGGAAGTCCGCATGGTGCCGCTGGGGCAAATCTTCGACCGCTTGGCGCGAGTGGTGCGGCAGATCAGCCGGGAGCTGGGCAAGGAAATCCGCCTGGTGATCACCGGCGCCGAGACCGAGATCGACAAGCTGATCGTTGAAGAGCTCAGCGATCCGCTGATGCACATGATTCGCAACGCCATCGACCACGGCATCGAAGCCGCCGAAGAACGCAGAACCGTGGGCAAGCCCGTGGCGGGCACCATCGCGTTGAACGCCTACCAAAAGGGCAATCACGTGATGATCGAGATCGAGGACGACGGCGCCGGCATCGACGAAAGCGCGCTGGTGGATCGAGCCGTGCGCCTGGGCAAGCTGTCCACCTCGGACGTGGGCGAGCTCACCCGCGCGGAGGTGCTCGGGCTCATTTTCGTGCCCGGGCTCAGCACCCGTGCGGAGGCCGGCGAGCTCAGCGGCCGCGGCGTCGGCATGGATGTGGTGAAGACCAACATCGGCAAGCTGGGTGGCGTGATCGACGTGCAGAGCGAGCAGGGCATCGGCACCAAGATGATGATCACCCTGCCCATCACGCTGGCCATCGTCAGCGCGCTGGTGGTCGAGGTGTACGGTCACACCTTCGCGATTCCGATGAGCAGCGTCTCGGAAGCCATCGTGTTCGATGGACGCGGCAGCCGAGTGGTGGATGGGCGAGAAACCATGACCTTGCGCGGCACCACCTTGCCGCTGTGCCGCCTGGAACAGCTGCTCGGCTTGTCGGAGAAGGAGCCCCCGCCGCGGCGTCGCTTCGTGGTCGTCGCGTCGCTGGCCGCCCGGCGTCTGGGGCTGATCGTCGATCGCCTGGTGGGTCAGCAAGACATCGTGATCAAGCCGCTCGGACACTCGCTGTCGTCGGTGCGCGGCTTCGCGGGCGCCACCGAGCTCGGAGATCAACGCGTGGGCCTGGTGCTCGACGCCGGTGCTCTGATCGAAGAGGTACTGGCCAGCATCGACGCCACCATCACCGCTGGGGGGAGCTTGCATGGCTGA
- a CDS encoding alpha/beta fold hydrolase produces the protein MSRRLVSLLVALWVATGCDSGDAGPATPATPPPQASSAPKPPPPPPTPGGPVTFASEDGAALAGVLYVAPNKSAPSVILVHRQYGDRAELSDLAQRLRKSEKRYTVLSFDLAGHGNSKLPDKSKPDDVARLTKDVKAAIARVKEATGGATRGYVLVGSSLGATLVSRVADDEPKVLALALVSPGAAISGMDIYEPYAEVRTLPTFLAGSADDPISQAPLDALEKMAKNGTVRRYPGAVHSAGHIAKANPALWDDLEDWLMKVFNAEQVERQARQKGKH, from the coding sequence ATGAGCCGACGTCTAGTGAGCCTGCTGGTCGCGCTCTGGGTCGCGACAGGCTGTGACTCGGGGGATGCCGGTCCCGCGACCCCCGCCACGCCTCCGCCGCAGGCGTCGTCCGCTCCCAAGCCGCCCCCCCCGCCCCCCACGCCGGGCGGTCCGGTGACGTTCGCCTCGGAGGACGGCGCCGCCCTGGCTGGGGTGTTGTACGTGGCGCCGAACAAGTCGGCTCCCAGCGTGATCTTGGTTCATCGGCAGTATGGAGACCGTGCGGAGCTCTCCGATCTGGCGCAACGGCTCCGGAAATCCGAGAAGCGCTACACGGTCCTTTCCTTCGATCTCGCCGGCCATGGCAACTCCAAGCTTCCGGACAAGAGCAAGCCGGACGACGTGGCCCGCCTCACGAAGGACGTGAAGGCCGCCATTGCACGCGTCAAGGAGGCGACCGGCGGGGCGACCCGCGGCTACGTCCTGGTCGGCTCTTCGCTCGGTGCCACTCTGGTCAGCCGCGTGGCCGACGACGAGCCGAAGGTCCTCGCGTTGGCCCTGGTGTCTCCAGGGGCGGCCATCAGCGGCATGGACATCTACGAGCCCTATGCGGAGGTCCGGACGTTGCCCACTTTCCTGGCGGGCAGCGCGGACGATCCCATCAGCCAAGCACCCTTGGACGCCCTGGAGAAGATGGCGAAAAACGGAACGGTGCGGCGCTACCCGGGTGCCGTACACTCGGCGGGACACATCGCGAAGGCGAACCCGGCCCTGTGGGACGACCTCGAGGATTGGCTGATGAAGGTTTTCAACGCCGAGCAGGTCGAGCGACAAGCTCGCCAAAAGGGCAAGCACTGA
- a CDS encoding HEAT repeat domain-containing protein, producing the protein MKVEEIEQGLLSEDPELRRRAAAALANEAGPKSVALLMRALGDEDWRVRKEATSAAVALRPSRAVLDALCSAFEPGQNVGLRNAAVEAIAGYGEVAVEALGNALATLDADGRKLAVEALAKTGRPRALRYLEATLGDDDPNVRAAAMEAVSQIASTCSTQAIVVLDRGLDSADALQRLAALEGLNNLAVTMPWHRIEPLLSDPVLERAALVAAGSSADPRAAAVLVSALDAAPRRAFGEVLAGIADLGRGEGALKRAIRESADRLSAGSVDRVLAFASGDAGPELRRLALLPAALLAGSRAAEVVLDALADDTVALEAEEALEALGADVAPELVRRATYGEASERAAYLELIGELASEQASADVVSVVRAALRDANVEVACAALSAAAALGDASTLPLVARWLNPSEPVAARKLAEGALARLSERHPDVAREFAAAAGPESAAAVATIIANGTAPVFGTAEKDVEYLSSLLSHEQAPLRRVALDALATLPSPLGVEAVAFALSDEEPEVRLAAVRALGRLGGAVATQRLFDLVDDAEEPELSAAAIRALGETGDVRAIGVLRDIARSADGLAAVAAVDALSRTGDPRRIDALIDASSHPDSEVVKSALRGLALERDPRAVAHLGACLDHDAWDVRRLAADLLGRIGDGSAMGLLRAKLSTEGEPLVREAVARALELLEAGGGLRRTTPPPPLGPPK; encoded by the coding sequence GTGAAGGTCGAGGAGATCGAGCAAGGCCTGCTGTCGGAAGATCCGGAGCTTCGCCGCCGCGCAGCGGCGGCCCTCGCGAACGAAGCGGGGCCGAAGAGCGTGGCCCTCTTGATGCGCGCGCTGGGCGATGAGGACTGGCGCGTACGCAAAGAAGCGACGTCCGCCGCGGTGGCCTTGCGCCCGTCCCGCGCCGTGCTCGACGCGCTGTGCAGCGCCTTCGAACCTGGGCAGAACGTCGGGCTGCGCAACGCTGCGGTGGAGGCCATCGCCGGCTACGGAGAAGTCGCGGTGGAAGCGCTGGGCAACGCCCTCGCCACGCTGGACGCGGACGGTCGCAAGCTGGCGGTGGAGGCTTTGGCCAAGACGGGCCGTCCGCGTGCCCTTCGCTACCTGGAGGCAACGCTGGGCGACGACGACCCCAACGTGCGGGCCGCGGCCATGGAAGCGGTCTCTCAGATCGCCTCCACGTGCTCCACGCAGGCCATCGTGGTGCTCGATCGCGGGCTCGACTCCGCCGACGCGCTGCAGCGCCTGGCAGCGCTCGAGGGACTGAACAACCTCGCCGTCACCATGCCGTGGCATCGCATCGAGCCGCTGCTCTCGGATCCGGTGCTGGAGCGTGCCGCCCTGGTCGCTGCCGGGAGCTCCGCGGACCCGCGCGCGGCGGCGGTGCTCGTCAGCGCCCTGGACGCCGCTCCACGCCGAGCCTTCGGCGAGGTGCTCGCGGGTATTGCCGACCTCGGCCGCGGGGAGGGCGCGTTGAAGCGCGCCATCCGTGAGAGCGCGGATCGGCTTTCCGCCGGCAGTGTGGATCGAGTGCTGGCCTTCGCGTCGGGAGACGCCGGGCCGGAGCTCCGGCGCCTGGCACTCTTGCCCGCTGCTTTGCTCGCCGGTTCGCGAGCGGCGGAGGTCGTGCTCGATGCGCTGGCCGACGACACCGTGGCGCTGGAGGCGGAAGAAGCGTTGGAGGCCCTGGGTGCGGACGTCGCGCCGGAGCTGGTGCGACGCGCGACCTACGGCGAGGCCAGCGAGCGCGCGGCGTATCTGGAGCTCATCGGCGAGCTCGCTTCGGAGCAGGCGAGCGCGGACGTCGTGAGCGTCGTTCGCGCCGCGCTTCGAGATGCCAACGTCGAGGTCGCCTGCGCCGCGCTCTCGGCGGCTGCGGCATTGGGCGACGCGAGCACGCTGCCCTTGGTGGCCCGCTGGCTCAATCCGTCGGAGCCCGTCGCCGCCCGCAAGCTCGCGGAAGGCGCCTTGGCTCGCCTCTCCGAGCGCCACCCGGACGTCGCTCGGGAATTCGCGGCGGCTGCGGGTCCGGAAAGCGCCGCCGCGGTGGCCACCATCATCGCCAACGGCACGGCGCCGGTGTTCGGCACTGCGGAAAAGGACGTCGAGTATCTCTCGTCCCTGCTCTCGCACGAGCAGGCTCCATTGCGCCGCGTCGCGCTGGACGCCCTGGCAACCCTTCCGAGCCCCCTCGGCGTCGAGGCCGTCGCCTTCGCCCTCAGCGACGAAGAACCCGAGGTGCGGCTGGCCGCAGTACGGGCCCTCGGACGTCTCGGCGGCGCGGTCGCCACCCAGCGGCTCTTCGACCTGGTGGACGACGCCGAGGAACCGGAGCTGTCGGCTGCGGCGATCCGCGCCCTGGGCGAAACTGGTGACGTCCGCGCCATCGGCGTGCTTCGGGACATCGCGCGTTCCGCCGACGGTCTGGCCGCGGTGGCGGCCGTGGATGCGCTGTCTCGCACCGGCGATCCGCGTCGCATCGACGCGTTGATCGACGCTTCGAGTCACCCGGACTCGGAGGTCGTCAAGTCGGCCCTGCGCGGCCTTGCGCTCGAACGCGATCCGCGCGCCGTGGCGCACCTCGGGGCGTGTCTCGATCACGACGCCTGGGACGTCCGTCGTCTGGCCGCGGATCTGCTCGGCCGCATCGGCGACGGCAGCGCCATGGGCCTGCTCCGGGCGAAGCTATCCACGGAGGGGGAGCCCCTGGTCCGGGAGGCCGTCGCGCGGGCCCTGGAGCTGTTGGAGGCCGGCGGCGGGTTGCGCCGCACCACACCCCCGCCGCCGCTGGGGCCGCCGAAATGA
- a CDS encoding chemotaxis protein CheW, with the protein MADLAKVRDQRVVAQKPVREFLVFTLADELYGVELTRIREILSPPPVTEVPRAPRDVIGVCSVRGLLVTVVDLRRRMSVSESPPTRRTRILLASAPHDEVVGLLVDEVRNVVRLSETEIEVATSVLGGDVSEHVFAVGRPSSDSILVLLDLGSVVGETRESAQW; encoded by the coding sequence ATGGCTGATCTCGCCAAAGTCCGGGATCAGCGGGTCGTCGCTCAGAAGCCCGTTCGGGAGTTCTTGGTGTTCACCCTCGCGGACGAGCTCTACGGCGTGGAGCTGACGCGCATCCGCGAAATCCTGAGCCCGCCGCCGGTCACCGAGGTCCCCCGCGCACCGCGAGACGTGATCGGCGTGTGCAGCGTCCGAGGTCTGCTGGTGACGGTCGTGGACCTGCGTCGTCGCATGAGCGTGAGTGAGAGCCCGCCCACGCGCCGGACGCGCATTCTGCTTGCGAGCGCCCCTCACGACGAGGTGGTCGGACTGTTGGTGGACGAGGTCAGGAACGTGGTGCGCTTGTCCGAGACGGAAATCGAGGTGGCCACGTCGGTGCTGGGCGGCGACGTGTCGGAGCACGTGTTCGCTGTCGGCCGCCCCAGCTCGGACAGCATCTTGGTGCTGCTGGATCTCGGCTCCGTCGTCGGCGAAACCAGGGAGAGTGCGCAATGGTGA
- a CDS encoding class I SAM-dependent methyltransferase, producing MSALIPTRAYRTAYRAQQTTFLLNCLAAHRFLRTVSGLKIEPSPAALLEVRRRYDELLDCDLSNVERGVYPRSLLFQFPVADYARQLPKLVRDFPRTIARARRKNYQDLPNDVQLSDYPPYFRRNFHWQTDGYFSERSAELYDVGVEFLFLGTADIMRRQVIPPLVENLGRQGRPRILDVACGTGRALRQMALAMPGAKLYGLDLSPYYVQAARELVTDVSPDVSFVAENAENMPFRDDYFQAVTSVYLFHELPRNARRNVCREIFRVLEPGGTVVFEDSAQYAEAGEVAFFLERFSEEFHEPFHRDYLRDDMAEMLTETGFQVQSAEPCFVSKVVVAKKP from the coding sequence ATGAGTGCATTGATCCCCACGCGTGCCTACCGCACCGCTTACCGGGCCCAACAGACGACGTTCCTTCTCAACTGTCTGGCGGCGCACCGATTTCTGCGGACCGTGTCCGGGCTCAAGATCGAGCCGAGCCCAGCAGCGCTGCTCGAAGTTCGCCGCCGCTACGACGAGCTCCTGGACTGTGATCTCTCCAACGTGGAGCGCGGCGTCTATCCTCGCAGCTTGCTGTTCCAGTTTCCCGTGGCGGACTACGCGCGGCAGCTGCCCAAGCTGGTGCGAGACTTCCCGCGGACCATCGCCCGCGCGCGGCGCAAGAACTACCAAGACCTGCCGAACGACGTGCAGCTGAGCGACTATCCGCCCTATTTCCGCCGCAACTTCCACTGGCAGACGGACGGCTACTTCAGTGAGCGCTCGGCGGAGCTGTACGACGTGGGCGTGGAGTTCCTGTTCCTGGGCACGGCGGACATCATGCGGCGCCAGGTGATCCCGCCGCTGGTGGAGAACCTCGGCCGCCAGGGCCGGCCGCGCATCCTGGACGTGGCGTGCGGCACCGGCCGCGCCCTGCGACAGATGGCCCTGGCCATGCCGGGCGCCAAGCTGTACGGACTGGATCTTTCGCCCTACTACGTGCAAGCGGCGCGGGAGTTGGTCACGGACGTTTCTCCGGACGTTTCCTTCGTGGCGGAGAATGCCGAGAACATGCCGTTCCGGGACGACTATTTCCAGGCCGTCACCAGCGTGTACTTGTTCCACGAGCTGCCGAGAAACGCGCGTCGCAACGTGTGCCGCGAGATCTTTCGCGTGCTCGAGCCCGGGGGCACGGTCGTGTTCGAGGACTCGGCGCAGTACGCCGAGGCGGGGGAAGTGGCGTTCTTCCTCGAACGCTTCAGCGAGGAATTCCACGAGCCGTTCCACCGCGACTACCTGCGGGACGACATGGCGGAAATGCTGACCGAGACGGGTTTCCAGGTGCAGAGCGCCGAGCCCTGCTTCGTGTCCAAGGTCGTGGTCGCGAAGAAGCCCTGA